From one bacterium genomic stretch:
- a CDS encoding 4Fe-4S binding protein, whose product MDFFAFSKKKAANIRKSPALYLRRAAQTVSVLIMVLAAWQFSGFIDVLRNGGGVSSAYRPPVVEGFLPIAAITALRAGIHTGVFDTVHPAGLVILLATLATALLFRRALCSWLCPIGSLSEFLGALGARWKLSLSVPKWLDYSLLAMKYGLFIWIFKLFFLMDGEAALSFTRLPYYAVSDVKMFELFSNIGVIGAGFAGSLALASVFVKSFWCRYLCPYGALQGVLGLLSPFTLKKDAALCNSCGLCSRACPNRVDVAGAKSPVISPECMGCTDCVTACPKKGALTLRFPGFKSVRPLVFGLAFLALFFGAVGVAKCTGRWDSSLTLGDYRSLYRMMGR is encoded by the coding sequence ATGGATTTTTTTGCATTTTCAAAAAAAAAGGCGGCGAATATCCGCAAGTCTCCGGCCTTATACCTTCGACGAGCGGCGCAGACGGTCTCCGTTCTGATAATGGTGCTGGCGGCGTGGCAATTCTCAGGATTCATCGACGTTCTGAGAAACGGCGGGGGCGTTTCTTCGGCTTACCGGCCCCCGGTGGTGGAGGGCTTTTTGCCGATAGCCGCGATAACCGCGCTACGGGCGGGCATCCATACCGGCGTCTTCGACACCGTCCACCCGGCCGGTCTGGTAATTCTGCTGGCCACGCTGGCGACGGCGCTTTTGTTTCGCCGGGCGCTCTGCTCCTGGCTCTGCCCTATAGGGTCGCTCTCCGAATTTCTCGGCGCTCTCGGCGCAAGGTGGAAACTCTCCCTGAGCGTACCCAAGTGGCTGGATTACTCGCTGCTTGCGATGAAATACGGACTCTTCATCTGGATCTTCAAGCTCTTCTTCCTGATGGACGGCGAGGCGGCGCTCTCTTTCACGCGCCTTCCCTACTACGCCGTCTCGGACGTGAAGATGTTCGAGCTGTTCTCAAATATCGGGGTTATCGGAGCGGGCTTCGCGGGTTCGCTTGCTCTGGCCTCGGTGTTCGTCAAATCCTTCTGGTGCAGATACCTTTGCCCCTACGGGGCCCTGCAGGGAGTCCTCGGGCTCCTGAGCCCCTTTACCCTTAAAAAGGACGCCGCCCTGTGCAACTCCTGCGGGCTCTGCTCCAGGGCCTGCCCCAACCGCGTAGACGTCGCCGGGGCAAAATCCCCGGTAATCTCTCCCGAGTGCATGGGCTGCACCGACTGCGTCACCGCCTGCCCGAAAAAGGGCGCTCTGACGCTAAGATTCCCCGGATTCAAAAGCGTCCGCCCCCTCGTCTTCGGCCTCGCCTTCCTCGCCCTCTTCTTCGGGGCCGTGGGCGTAGCGAAATGCACCGGCCGCTGGGACAGTTCCCTCACCCTTGGCGATTACAGGTCGCTGTATCGGATGATGGGCCGTTAA
- a CDS encoding glutamate--tRNA ligase — translation MSDVRVRFAPSPTGYLHIGSARTALYNWLYARKTGGKMILRIEDTDVERSTDESLDTIIEGLKWLGLDWDIGPYYQSAYRGEHTEAAKRLLSSGHAYKCFCTKEELDQKRAGSEGKSEFGYDKKCRRLSPEEVSAKEAAGIPYVIRFAIPEGEGTVVFEDKVYGRIEKSWRDLEDFIILRSDGTPLYLLSNVVDDIRDGITHVIRGQDGLGNTPRQVLIYQALGAPIPLFAHLPLTLDSQKAKISKRKHGEAVAIHFYREKGFLPWALCNFLALLGWSPGDDREIFTKEELIEAFSLERINRSNSVFNLQTEDSKFFTDPKALAVNAHHIKSLPLEELAVLVKPVLEKAGIWNAEYEGSRKEWFHAALDLIRERFHTLNDFAEAGRAYFADDFELEDRALERNIVKFPALREHLPVLAARIEAMEGFDPHECENLMRQLCEELGIKPGVLINGVRTAVTGQLAGPSMFEALTLIGKEKTIKRLKNVGWVFEAAEKLKK, via the coding sequence GTGTCCGACGTAAGAGTAAGATTCGCCCCCAGCCCCACCGGCTACCTCCATATCGGCAGCGCCCGTACGGCCCTCTACAACTGGCTTTACGCCAGAAAGACCGGCGGCAAAATGATCCTCCGCATCGAGGACACCGATGTCGAGCGCTCCACCGACGAGAGCCTCGACACCATAATCGAAGGACTTAAGTGGCTGGGCCTCGACTGGGACATCGGCCCCTACTACCAGTCCGCCTACAGGGGAGAGCACACCGAAGCCGCGAAAAGACTCCTCTCCTCCGGCCATGCCTACAAGTGTTTCTGCACGAAAGAGGAACTGGATCAGAAGCGCGCCGGTTCCGAAGGGAAGAGCGAATTCGGGTACGACAAAAAGTGCCGCAGGCTCTCGCCGGAAGAGGTCTCGGCGAAGGAAGCGGCCGGGATTCCCTACGTGATACGCTTCGCCATACCCGAGGGGGAGGGAACGGTCGTCTTCGAGGACAAGGTTTACGGGAGGATCGAAAAATCCTGGCGCGACCTTGAGGATTTTATCATCCTGCGCTCCGACGGAACTCCGCTCTACCTGCTCTCGAACGTGGTGGACGACATACGCGACGGAATAACCCACGTAATCCGCGGGCAGGACGGCCTTGGCAACACTCCCCGCCAGGTGCTTATCTATCAGGCCCTCGGCGCGCCGATTCCCCTCTTCGCCCACCTGCCGCTCACCCTGGACTCCCAGAAGGCTAAGATAAGCAAGAGAAAGCACGGCGAGGCGGTAGCCATTCACTTTTACAGAGAGAAGGGGTTCCTGCCCTGGGCTCTCTGCAACTTCCTCGCTCTCCTCGGCTGGTCTCCCGGCGACGACAGGGAGATTTTCACCAAAGAAGAGCTTATCGAGGCCTTCTCCCTGGAGCGCATCAACCGCTCAAACTCCGTCTTCAACCTCCAGACCGAGGACTCCAAGTTCTTCACCGACCCGAAGGCGCTGGCCGTAAACGCGCACCACATCAAAAGCCTTCCGCTGGAAGAACTTGCCGTTCTGGTGAAACCAGTGCTGGAAAAGGCCGGTATCTGGAACGCGGAGTACGAGGGGAGCAGGAAGGAGTGGTTTCACGCCGCCCTTGACCTTATCCGCGAGCGCTTCCACACCTTGAACGACTTCGCCGAGGCGGGCCGGGCCTATTTCGCGGACGATTTCGAGCTCGAAGACAGGGCTCTGGAACGCAACATCGTAAAGTTCCCGGCGCTTCGCGAGCACCTTCCCGTTCTCGCCGCAAGGATAGAGGCGATGGAAGGGTTCGACCCGCACGAGTGCGAGAACCTGATGCGGCAGCTTTGCGAGGAACTGGGAATAAAACCCGGCGTGCTCATCAACGGCGTCCGCACCGCCGTCACCGGGCAGCTTGCCGGGCCCTCTATGTTCGAGGCTCTGACGCTCATCGGCAAGGAAAAAACCATCAAGCGCCTGAAGAACGTCGGCTGGGTGTTCGAGGCCGCCGAAAAACTCAAAAAGTAA
- a CDS encoding cation transporter gives MEETLSHDHEGHLHHHAGGTKRSLAIAFCLTASFMIVEFIGGWLTNSLALISDAGHMLNDAAALGLGFFAVKLGEKPPSMTKTFGYRRVEILAALLNGLTLWVIVGMILHEAWLRMQSPQEIRPVGMMAVAAAGLAINLLSAKVLHSHKEASLNVKGAFLHVLADTLGSLGAIVAGLIIWQTGWTFADPLMSFAICALILASSWGFLKESTHVLLLGVPAHLEFSKVEEAILTTEGVCCVYDLHIWSIQPGTEALSAHVVIAEGFDEREKVLRTLTSTLKEQLGISHVTLQLETSHESLEDEHGFCTVPGARGKCPVNNSGEAKNDCDKKDHPGCRHNHSSEQ, from the coding sequence ATGGAAGAAACGCTGAGCCACGATCACGAAGGCCATCTCCACCACCACGCCGGAGGCACGAAGCGATCGCTCGCGATCGCCTTTTGCCTCACCGCGTCCTTCATGATCGTAGAGTTCATCGGCGGCTGGCTCACCAACTCCCTGGCGCTCATCTCTGACGCGGGTCACATGCTTAACGACGCCGCCGCGCTGGGGCTTGGGTTTTTCGCCGTAAAGCTCGGGGAAAAGCCCCCCTCCATGACGAAGACCTTCGGCTACCGCAGGGTCGAGATTCTGGCGGCGCTACTGAACGGCCTCACCCTCTGGGTTATCGTAGGAATGATCCTCCACGAGGCCTGGCTGCGCATGCAATCTCCGCAGGAGATTCGCCCCGTAGGCATGATGGCTGTCGCGGCTGCGGGCCTCGCGATTAACCTCCTTTCGGCGAAGGTGCTCCACTCTCACAAGGAAGCCAGCCTGAACGTCAAGGGCGCTTTCCTCCACGTGCTGGCCGACACCCTCGGCTCCCTCGGCGCGATTGTCGCGGGTTTGATAATCTGGCAAACCGGCTGGACCTTTGCGGACCCGCTGATGAGCTTCGCCATCTGCGCCCTTATCCTCGCAAGTTCGTGGGGGTTTTTAAAGGAATCGACGCACGTCCTTTTGCTGGGGGTTCCCGCCCACCTCGAATTTTCAAAGGTGGAGGAGGCGATTCTGACGACGGAGGGGGTCTGCTGCGTTTACGACCTCCACATCTGGTCGATACAGCCCGGCACGGAAGCGCTCTCCGCCCACGTCGTAATCGCCGAGGGGTTCGACGAGCGCGAGAAGGTGCTTCGGACCCTGACCTCGACGCTGAAAGAGCAGCTGGGGATAAGCCACGTAACCTTGCAGCTTGAGACGAGCCACGAGAGCCTTGAAGACGAACACGGTTTCTGCACCGTACCCGGCGCGCGCGGCAAGTGCCCTGTAAATAACTCCGGAGAAGCAAAAAACGACTGCGACAAAAAAGATCACCCCGGCTGCCGCCATAACCATTCCTCCGAGCAGTAA
- a CDS encoding aminoacyl-tRNA hydrolase: MIRISEEIELGEEELSEKYIRSSGPGGQNVNKVATAVQLRFNALLSPNLSDYVRLRLLKLAGSRATLEGEIIIEADRFRTREQNRADALERLKELIIAAAKRPKRRVKTKPTKASKERRIEAKKGRATVKRGRTKVRAEDS, from the coding sequence GTGATACGGATAAGCGAAGAGATTGAACTCGGCGAGGAAGAGCTTTCGGAGAAATACATCCGATCCTCGGGGCCGGGCGGCCAGAACGTCAACAAGGTCGCGACGGCGGTGCAGCTTCGCTTCAACGCCCTCTTGTCCCCCAATCTGAGCGACTACGTGCGCCTGCGGCTCCTGAAACTCGCCGGGAGCAGGGCGACCCTTGAGGGCGAGATAATCATAGAGGCCGACAGATTCCGCACGAGGGAGCAAAACCGGGCCGACGCCCTCGAACGGCTGAAAGAACTCATCATCGCCGCCGCCAAGCGGCCGAAGCGCCGCGTCAAGACAAAGCCCACCAAAGCCTCGAAGGAGCGCAGGATCGAGGCGAAGAAGGGGCGCGCCACGGTAAAGAGAGGGCGCACGAAGGTAAGGGCCGAGGATTCCTGA
- a CDS encoding flavodoxin family protein gives MVKVLIAFSSSSGNTEKLAKAVALGVTDAGGEPLLKRAGEVTTDDLVAADAIILGSPVYFGTLSAEVKGLIDRSVTVRRKLKDKVGAAFVTSGHDTGGKETTIISIHLAFLIHEMVVVGDPIEAGGHFGAACRGTPTEKDEKCGALLGERVVKIAGKLKAE, from the coding sequence ATGGTTAAGGTTCTTATAGCTTTCTCATCCAGCAGCGGCAACACCGAGAAGCTGGCAAAGGCGGTGGCTCTGGGCGTAACGGACGCGGGGGGCGAACCTCTCCTGAAGCGCGCCGGGGAGGTCACGACTGACGACCTCGTCGCGGCCGACGCGATCATCCTCGGAAGCCCCGTCTACTTCGGCACCCTCTCCGCCGAGGTCAAGGGACTTATCGACCGCAGCGTCACCGTGCGAAGGAAGCTAAAAGACAAGGTCGGCGCGGCCTTCGTAACTTCCGGCCACGACACCGGAGGCAAGGAGACCACGATTATCTCCATCCATCTGGCCTTCTTGATCCACGAAATGGTGGTCGTAGGCGACCCGATAGAGGCTGGCGGCCATTTCGGCGCGGCCTGCCGGGGGACTCCGACGGAAAAGGACGAGAAGTGCGGCGCCCTTCTGGGCGAGCGGGTGGTGAAGATCGCCGGGAAGCTGAAGGCGGAGTGA
- a CDS encoding CvpA family protein, with protein sequence MNSFDLFVAACVVLFLCFGLWRGAARQIVSLIGLGAGVFLALRWHASLAGMLPFGSEKLRLPLSFALIVLLVMLAAYLVGWMLTKLVSAIGLGWLNRLFGGIISLAKAALVILAVAILLVEILPGQSQTLRDSKVLPWVLKAESAAVSLIPEEARLAINEKLRDLENFWNNR encoded by the coding sequence ATGAATTCTTTCGACCTTTTCGTCGCGGCGTGCGTGGTTCTCTTCCTCTGCTTCGGCCTCTGGCGCGGGGCGGCGAGGCAGATCGTCTCCCTGATCGGCCTTGGCGCGGGGGTCTTTCTGGCCCTGCGCTGGCACGCCTCGCTGGCGGGCATGCTGCCCTTCGGCTCGGAGAAACTTCGCCTCCCGCTCTCTTTCGCGCTCATCGTCCTGCTCGTCATGCTGGCGGCGTACCTCGTAGGGTGGATGCTGACCAAGCTGGTCTCGGCAATCGGCCTCGGCTGGCTCAACAGGCTTTTCGGCGGTATAATCAGCCTTGCGAAGGCGGCGCTGGTGATTCTGGCGGTGGCCATCCTGCTCGTGGAGATTCTCCCCGGCCAAAGCCAGACCCTTCGTGACTCGAAGGTCCTGCCCTGGGTGTTGAAGGCCGAGAGCGCCGCCGTCTCGCTCATACCCGAGGAAGCGCGTCTCGCCATAAACGAAAAGCTCCGCGATCTTGAAAATTTCTGGAATAACCGTTAG
- a CDS encoding SAM-dependent DNA methyltransferase, with protein sequence MSDVVNKLWGFCHTLRNDGIDYGDYIEQITYLLFLKMAHERGIDLPKGCDWAALSSKSGVALLDGYTEILRTLGKQKGIIGDIYSGALSHFREPVNLKKLIGLIDETQWTELDVDVKGAAFEGLLEKSASEGKKGAGQYFTPRILIQTICRLVKPDPRLHKEFTICDPACGTGGFLVCAYEWLLSQTKGGALERDSAKRIRTATYYGKDLVARPRRLALMNLYLHNIEPKIELGDSIYEVDGGRRYDVILTNPPFGTKGANQVPERDDFVISTSNKQLNFIQHVMTVLKPGGRAAVVVPDNCLFADQAGEVFKILTEECDLHTVLRLPNGTFSPYSPGTKTNVIFFTKGQPTETVWIYDGRTNVAGITKKDRQLTAAHFAEFEKCFGPDLLGRSPRKTEDSAEDRWRSFNISQVKERDYKLDSLKWLRDENLDDADGLPEPEELAADAIGQLEIAIEELAAVLALLENGNGETVEAAK encoded by the coding sequence ATGTCCGATGTTGTAAACAAGCTTTGGGGTTTCTGCCACACTCTCCGTAATGACGGTATCGACTACGGGGATTACATCGAGCAGATAACCTACCTCCTTTTCCTCAAGATGGCCCACGAGCGCGGAATCGACCTTCCCAAAGGCTGCGATTGGGCGGCGCTTTCCTCCAAATCCGGCGTCGCTCTGCTTGACGGCTATACCGAGATACTCCGCACCCTCGGCAAGCAAAAGGGCATCATAGGCGATATCTACTCCGGCGCGCTCTCCCACTTCCGCGAGCCGGTAAACCTCAAAAAGCTCATCGGCCTAATCGACGAAACCCAGTGGACAGAGCTTGACGTAGACGTAAAGGGAGCAGCCTTCGAGGGGCTCCTCGAAAAATCCGCCAGCGAAGGCAAAAAAGGCGCGGGCCAATACTTCACCCCGCGAATACTCATCCAAACCATCTGCCGCCTCGTAAAGCCCGATCCGCGCCTCCATAAAGAATTCACCATTTGCGACCCCGCTTGCGGCACAGGCGGCTTTCTCGTCTGCGCCTACGAATGGCTTTTGTCGCAAACCAAAGGCGGCGCTCTTGAAAGAGACTCCGCAAAAAGAATCCGCACCGCCACCTACTACGGCAAAGACCTCGTCGCCCGTCCGCGTCGCCTGGCGCTGATGAATCTTTACCTCCACAACATCGAGCCCAAGATCGAGCTTGGCGACTCCATCTACGAGGTAGACGGCGGCAGAAGATACGACGTAATCCTAACCAACCCGCCCTTCGGCACCAAAGGCGCGAATCAGGTGCCCGAGCGCGACGACTTCGTAATCTCCACCTCAAACAAACAGCTGAATTTCATCCAGCACGTAATGACGGTACTGAAACCCGGAGGCCGCGCCGCCGTGGTCGTGCCTGATAACTGCCTCTTCGCCGATCAGGCTGGCGAAGTCTTCAAAATCCTCACCGAAGAATGCGACCTCCACACAGTGCTAAGGCTCCCCAACGGCACCTTCAGCCCCTACAGCCCCGGCACCAAGACAAACGTAATCTTCTTCACCAAAGGCCAGCCCACCGAAACCGTCTGGATCTACGACGGGCGCACAAACGTAGCCGGAATAACCAAAAAAGACCGCCAGCTCACAGCCGCCCACTTCGCCGAATTTGAAAAATGCTTTGGCCCCGACCTCTTGGGCCGTTCACCGAGAAAGACGGAAGACAGCGCCGAAGACCGCTGGCGTTCCTTCAACATTAGCCAAGTTAAAGAGCGCGACTACAAGCTCGATTCGCTCAAATGGCTCAGGGATGAAAACCTTGACGACGCCGACGGCCTGCCCGAGCCGGAGGAACTCGCCGCCGACGCCATAGGCCAACTTGAAATAGCCATCGAAGAACTCGCCGCCGTCCTCGCCCTCCTAGAAAACGGAAACGGCGAAACCGTAGAGGCGGCGAAGTGA
- a CDS encoding DEAD/DEAH box helicase yields the protein MVSSQKVFGRYQLSQPSPSNSEWLTRKKLVDPKLRDAGWKILPSKDFSPSRPLSDYNGCAIEELPTVNGPADYALCSGARIIGIVEAKKLTLGPQNVLTQAERYSKGVTASPFNFGEYRVPFIYSTNGEVVWHHDLREEKNRSHQISGFHSPSALEERLSSNFASQCKMLLATPNEHERLRPYQKEANQAAEEAIAASKRHMLLAMATGTGKTFTMVNQVYRLMKSGVAKRVLFLVDRKALAAQAVQAFASFEPEPGLKFNKIYEVYSQRFQKEDFEEEKFDPKILPAKYLTDPKPGLAFVYVSTIQRMTINLFGREAVLELGDEPIEDDADRLPIPIHAFDVIIADECHRGYTSQQLNVWRSTLEHFDAIKVGLTATPASHTMSYFKEKVFEYRYEQAVREGFLVDYDVVTIKSNVRMNGVFLKEDETVEIVDTQKGTKQLDLLEDERKFDPSEVETKVTSPDSNKKIMEELRKYADEHQERYGRFPKTLIFAHNDLNHTSHADQLVTTARDVFGRGEDFVKKITGKVDRPLQAIREFRNRDKTGIVVTVDLLSTGVDIPDLEFIVFLRPVQSRILFEQMLGRGTRKSPNHPDKSHFTVFDCFDGTLLESFSKATSMTVEKLLPPTRTIIEIIEDIWQNRDRDYNTRCLVKRLRRIDKEMSAEARTAFAAFIPNGDVGAFGEELPARLKNDFTGTMQILRNPDFQNLLINYERARRTFVVALENEDTVTSEWKVKGNDGKEYKPDDYLAAFSRFVAEKVDEIQAIGILLDHPKDWNPDALKELREKLASAPQRFTIEHLQKAHQIKNHKALADIISMVKRAAREDESLYTAEERVNRAFMRITGAIGYSVEQKQWLDRIRSAMVENLSLDRDDFDTLPVLVNGGGWGKAKRIFGEKLSELIKKLNEAVAA from the coding sequence ATGGTATCGTCCCAAAAGGTTTTTGGGAGGTATCAATTGTCGCAACCGTCACCTTCAAATTCGGAGTGGTTAACCAGAAAAAAGCTGGTTGATCCCAAGTTGCGCGATGCTGGCTGGAAAATTCTTCCATCAAAGGATTTCTCTCCCTCTCGCCCCCTCTCGGACTATAACGGCTGCGCCATTGAAGAATTACCAACCGTGAATGGCCCCGCTGATTACGCTCTTTGCTCCGGTGCCAGGATCATCGGCATTGTCGAAGCCAAAAAGCTCACCCTCGGCCCTCAAAATGTCCTTACACAAGCCGAAAGATATTCCAAAGGCGTTACAGCTAGCCCCTTCAATTTCGGCGAATACCGCGTTCCCTTCATATATTCGACGAACGGCGAAGTGGTCTGGCATCACGACCTCCGTGAAGAGAAAAACCGCTCCCATCAAATCAGCGGCTTTCACTCCCCCAGTGCGCTAGAAGAACGTCTTTCATCCAATTTCGCCTCGCAATGCAAAATGCTTCTCGCCACCCCCAACGAGCACGAGCGCCTTCGCCCCTACCAGAAAGAAGCAAATCAGGCCGCAGAAGAGGCCATAGCCGCCAGCAAGCGGCATATGCTCCTAGCAATGGCTACCGGCACTGGTAAAACCTTCACAATGGTCAATCAGGTCTACCGGTTGATGAAATCCGGCGTCGCAAAGCGCGTACTCTTCCTCGTTGACAGAAAGGCCCTCGCCGCTCAGGCAGTACAGGCTTTCGCCTCTTTCGAGCCGGAGCCGGGGCTAAAATTCAACAAAATCTACGAGGTTTATTCTCAGCGCTTTCAGAAGGAAGACTTCGAGGAAGAAAAGTTCGACCCAAAGATACTTCCGGCTAAATACTTGACCGACCCCAAACCCGGCCTCGCCTTCGTCTATGTCTCCACCATCCAGCGCATGACGATAAATCTCTTCGGGCGCGAAGCCGTCTTAGAATTAGGCGACGAGCCCATAGAAGACGACGCCGATAGGTTGCCCATACCCATACACGCCTTCGACGTGATCATCGCCGACGAGTGCCACCGTGGCTACACCTCCCAGCAGTTGAATGTCTGGCGTTCCACCCTTGAGCACTTCGACGCGATTAAGGTCGGCCTCACCGCCACCCCTGCCTCCCACACCATGAGTTATTTCAAAGAGAAGGTCTTTGAGTACCGCTACGAACAGGCTGTGCGCGAAGGGTTTCTGGTCGATTACGACGTAGTGACGATAAAATCCAACGTCCGAATGAACGGCGTTTTTCTCAAGGAAGATGAGACGGTCGAAATCGTCGATACCCAAAAAGGCACCAAGCAGCTAGACCTGCTTGAAGACGAACGCAAATTCGACCCCTCTGAGGTCGAAACCAAAGTCACCTCGCCCGATTCAAACAAAAAAATAATGGAAGAACTGCGAAAATACGCAGACGAGCATCAAGAGCGCTACGGGCGCTTCCCCAAGACTCTCATCTTTGCCCATAATGACCTTAACCACACCTCCCATGCCGATCAACTCGTCACCACGGCAAGGGATGTTTTCGGCAGGGGTGAAGATTTCGTCAAAAAAATCACCGGCAAGGTTGACCGCCCTCTTCAGGCGATACGCGAATTTAGAAACCGCGACAAAACCGGAATCGTCGTCACCGTCGATCTTCTTTCAACAGGCGTCGATATTCCCGACCTTGAATTCATCGTCTTCTTGCGCCCCGTCCAGTCGCGCATCCTCTTTGAGCAGATGCTTGGGCGCGGCACGCGCAAAAGCCCAAACCACCCAGATAAATCGCACTTCACCGTCTTCGACTGTTTCGACGGCACACTCCTGGAGAGTTTCAGCAAAGCCACCTCCATGACGGTGGAAAAACTCTTGCCGCCCACCCGCACCATCATCGAGATAATCGAAGACATCTGGCAAAACCGCGACCGCGACTACAACACCCGCTGCCTGGTCAAGCGCCTTCGCCGCATAGACAAAGAAATGTCCGCCGAGGCACGCACAGCCTTCGCCGCCTTCATCCCAAACGGCGACGTAGGAGCCTTCGGCGAAGAACTCCCCGCAAGGCTCAAAAACGACTTCACCGGCACAATGCAGATACTACGCAACCCAGATTTCCAAAACCTCCTCATAAACTATGAACGCGCCCGGCGCACCTTCGTCGTGGCCTTGGAGAATGAAGACACCGTAACGAGCGAGTGGAAAGTCAAAGGCAACGACGGCAAAGAATACAAGCCCGACGACTACCTCGCCGCGTTTTCGCGCTTTGTCGCCGAAAAAGTCGACGAGATACAGGCAATCGGCATACTTCTCGACCACCCCAAAGACTGGAACCCAGACGCGCTAAAAGAATTGCGTGAAAAGCTCGCCTCCGCTCCCCAGCGCTTCACCATCGAACACCTGCAAAAAGCCCACCAGATAAAGAACCACAAAGCCCTAGCCGACATAATTTCAATGGTCAAGCGCGCCGCCCGCGAAGACGAAAGCCTCTACACCGCCGAAGAGCGCGTAAACCGCGCCTTCATGCGGATAACCGGCGCAATCGGCTACAGCGTGGAACAAAAACAGTGGCTCGACCGCATCCGCTCCGCCATGGTAGAAAACCTCTCCCTTGATCGCGACGATTTTGATACACTGCCGGTCCTCGTAAACGGAGGGGGCTGGGGCAAGGCAAAAAGAATCTTCGGGGAAAAACTCTCCGAACTGATTAAGAAGCTTAACGAAGCCGTGGCGGCTTGA